The DNA window TGCGCAGGCCTGCCGACGCCGTCACGCGCAACGACGGCAATTCGTTGCTCGCGAATTGTGCGGACAGGATGGGAAAGATAACGGTGGCGATAGCGACCGCGAACAATTGCTGCGGAAAACCCACCACTTTGGTGGCGTACTGCATGGCGGCGATATTGCCGTTGGGCAGCATCGCCGCGAAGTACTTGTCGAAGAGCAGGTTGGCTTGGCCCACCGCAGAGCCCACGACGATCGGCCCCAGGATCACGAAAAGACTGAGCAGCCCCGGATGGTTCAGATCGATGACCGGCCGGTACTTGCAGCGCTTGAAGTAGCTGGGCAGCTGCACGAGCAACTGCGCCACCGCGCCCGCCGCCGTGCCGAACACAAGTCCGTAGATGCCGTAGCGGTCGTAGAGCCATAGCACGCCCGCGATGGCGCAGACGTTGAGCGCCACGCCTTGCAGGCTCGCGGCTTTGAAGCGCCGCATCGCGTTGAGCAAAGCCTGCACGACCCCTGCGATAGACGTCGCGATGATCGTCGGCATCATGATCTGCGTCATGCGCGTGGTCACGCCGGCCTGTCCGGCCGGGAATCCGAAAAGCGACACGATATACGGCGCCGCAAACCAGCCCGCCACCGCGCACACCGTGAGCACGATGAGCAGCACGTTGATGACGGTGCTGGAAAGCCGCCAAACCTCTTCGGTCTCGTCGGAGGCGAAGTAGCCGCTGAAGACCGGAACGAGCGCGCTCACGAGCGCCCCGTTGAAAACGCCGAACACAAGCGTGGGAATTATGGCGGCGACGAGAAACGAATCGAGTTCCCATTGCTCGCCGAAATACCGCGCGTTGACCATCTCGCGGCCGAAGCCGAGCACCATGCTCATCAGCGTAGCGAGCATGACGGCAAGCATGTGTGCCGCCGGTCTTGCCACGGGCAACTCGGCGACTGCCGGCCGCTTGGCGGTAGCCATGCGAGGTGCGTTCGGACCGGCGGGCCGCGGCGCCTACTGCGGGGGAAGGTTTCTCATTCGCCCGTAATATTCGACAAAGTGAAAATCGACGCGATCCTGCAGCACCGCAAACCCTGCTTTTCCTTCGAATTCTTCCCACCGCAAAGCGACGAAGGCGTGGCGCGCCTGCTGTCGACCGTCGAAGTGTTGCGCCCGCTCGAGCCGGCCTTCGTTTCCGTCACCTACGGCGCCGGTGGGAGCACGCGCGCGCGCACCATCGAGGTGACGAAGGCCATCAAGCGCGATCTCGGCGTCGAAGCGATGGCCCATCTGACCTGTGTCGGCGCCGATGTCGCCGGTCTGCGCGGCGTGCTCGATGAAGTGGCGGAGGCCGGCATCGACAATCTGCTGGCACTGCGCGGAGACCCGCCCGGCGGCACCGGCCGGTTCGTGCCCTATGCGGGCGGCTTGCAGCACGCATCCGATCTGATGGCGCTGGCCACGCGCGACTACGACTTCTGCGTGGGCGGCGCATGCTATCCGGAGATGCACATCGAGTCGACCGACGCCGCGACCGATCTTCGTCACGCGTTGCTCAAAGTCGCGTCAGGCGCGAAATTCCTCATCACCCAGCTGTTCTTCGACAACGAACGCTACTTCTCGTTCGTGGCGCGCGCGCGCAGGGCGGGAATCGGCGTTCCCATCATTCCGGGCATCATGCCGATCACCGGCGCCGATCAAATAGCGCGATTCACAAGCCGCTGCGGCGCGAGCATCCCCGACCGCCTCGGCCGCGCGCTTGAAGTGCGCAAGACCGAGCCCGAAGCCGTGCTCGATCTCGGCGTTGCCTATGCCACGCTGCAGTGCGTCGATCTGCTCGCGCGCGGCGTGCCCGCCATCCACTTCTATACGCTGAACAAATCGCCGGCCACGCGCGCGGTGGTGTCGGCGTTGCTCGCGGCGCGGCCGTGGGAGCCGGCGCGTGGATTGCGATATCTCGACGGCGCCGACGCGTTATTGGAAGGCGCGCTCTCGTCGATCGACGATCGCTCGGAGTAGCGCGGTCGTCGCGGGGCGTCCGCTTGGCTGCCGCGCCGGAAGGGAAAGCAGTCGAACGGCCCAAGTGGTCGCTGATATGCGCGCCACCATTGGATATCTGCTGATTGTCGCGGCGCTGACCGCGACGGTCTGTGCCAATGGCGCACGACCGTCGGCGGCCACGCCCGTTCCCAGAGCTTCGCAGACGGCGCCGCCGGACGTAGCGGCTCCTTCGCCAACTCCTCAGCCGCTCGAGATCGGCGGCCAAATCGTTGACCTCGAGCGCGGCTTCATCGTCTTCGCGAGCGGCGACGCATTTAAGCTCGATCCGCAAGTCGTCACACAGGACGCGTCGACGGGCGCACCGCCGACATTTGCGATTCAACCTGGATCGTACGCGGTGGCGACGCTCGACCCTTCTAGCAGACTTGTGACACTGATCAGAATCTCCCGCACGCCGCTAAGTGAGGGAACGCCGGCCGCGCAAGTACCGCGAAAATACGTAGCGGTGGAGTCGTCGCCGCAGCCGAATCCAGATCTCGTTCCCGCCAAGTCGTTGTACACGAGTCCTCTTACGCCTACGGAAACGGTCACCGTCGTCGTGCAAGTTCCGGCGAACACGCCCTATACGGACGATGTCTACGTCGCCACCGACACGAGCGGCTGGAATCCGCAAGCCATCAAGACACAGCGAATGGACGGTCTGCATTTCCGCATTCAGTTCGAGCTTAAAGGAGGCACCGATTTTCACTATCTCTTCACGCGCGGCTCTTGGCAAACCGTCGAGCGAGACAGAGCCGGCCTTGCGCGCAAGCCGCGCGACCTTTACGTGCCCGGTGGCGCCGCGCAAGCCATCGATGCGACCGTTTTCCGCTGGGCCGATCTTCCGTAACGCTGCTCTCGTTGCTGTCGCGCTATGCGCGCTCGGGCTCTACGCATGCGGCGGCGGCGGTGGCAGTTCCGCTGTTCCCAAGCCGCATCCAAGCCGGATGACGGATTCCGGTGCGATTCCGAATTACGTGCCGCCCAGCTTTCCGTCGGCCGAATGGCCTCAATTCCGTCGCGATGATCAGCGCACGGGAAACAACCCCAACCAGATGCTGATCACAAAGGCCAAT is part of the Candidatus Eremiobacteraceae bacterium genome and encodes:
- the metF gene encoding methylenetetrahydrofolate reductase [NAD(P)H]; translated protein: MKIDAILQHRKPCFSFEFFPPQSDEGVARLLSTVEVLRPLEPAFVSVTYGAGGSTRARTIEVTKAIKRDLGVEAMAHLTCVGADVAGLRGVLDEVAEAGIDNLLALRGDPPGGTGRFVPYAGGLQHASDLMALATRDYDFCVGGACYPEMHIESTDAATDLRHALLKVASGAKFLITQLFFDNERYFSFVARARRAGIGVPIIPGIMPITGADQIARFTSRCGASIPDRLGRALEVRKTEPEAVLDLGVAYATLQCVDLLARGVPAIHFYTLNKSPATRAVVSALLAARPWEPARGLRYLDGADALLEGALSSIDDRSE
- the murJ gene encoding murein biosynthesis integral membrane protein MurJ, whose protein sequence is MATAKRPAVAELPVARPAAHMLAVMLATLMSMVLGFGREMVNARYFGEQWELDSFLVAAIIPTLVFGVFNGALVSALVPVFSGYFASDETEEVWRLSSTVINVLLIVLTVCAVAGWFAAPYIVSLFGFPAGQAGVTTRMTQIMMPTIIATSIAGVVQALLNAMRRFKAASLQGVALNVCAIAGVLWLYDRYGIYGLVFGTAAGAVAQLLVQLPSYFKRCKYRPVIDLNHPGLLSLFVILGPIVVGSAVGQANLLFDKYFAAMLPNGNIAAMQYATKVVGFPQQLFAVAIATVIFPILSAQFASNELPSLRVTASAGLRMTALITMPAALGLIVLAQPVISVLFERGAFTHGDLVRTAGAMQFYSVGLLGLAASILLTRCFFAMRDSRTPVIVASSVMVLNVILSALLVHPFGINGLASANSFASLAEAVILYSLLRNRIGASDDELAGASVLRVVLASGLMAFAGYFVNDILWHDAGTIWQHLATLAVDIVTSGAVFLAAGTLLRVKELAQLLAFMADYVGRRAASAARQ